Proteins encoded in a region of the Halodesulfovibrio marinisediminis DSM 17456 genome:
- the ndk gene encoding nucleoside-diphosphate kinase — protein sequence MIQKTFSIIKPDATARNLEGKILARIQDAGLNVVAMKKIRMTKEQAEGFYYVHKERPFFQSLIEFMTSGPVVCSVLEGENAIENYRAIMGATNPADAAEGTIRKEFAENIEANSVHGSDAPETAQYEINYFFNNLEITG from the coding sequence ATGATTCAGAAAACTTTTTCCATTATTAAACCAGATGCAACTGCACGTAATCTTGAAGGCAAAATCCTTGCACGCATTCAGGATGCGGGGCTTAATGTAGTTGCTATGAAAAAAATTCGCATGACAAAAGAACAGGCAGAAGGGTTCTACTACGTCCATAAGGAGCGTCCTTTCTTCCAGAGCCTTATCGAATTCATGACATCAGGCCCTGTTGTCTGCTCTGTTCTTGAAGGCGAAAATGCAATTGAAAACTATCGTGCTATTATGGGTGCTACCAACCCTGCAGACGCTGCAGAAGGTACTATCCGTAAAGAGTTTGCAGAAAACATTGAAGCCAACTCCGTTCATGGCTCCGATGCTCCTGAAACCGCCCAGTACGAGATTAATTACTTCTTTAATAATCTGGAGATTACTGGCTAA
- the metG gene encoding methionine--tRNA ligase — translation MERFYITTPIYYVNAKPHLGHAYTTIIADTMKRFQQMMGKETFFLTGTDEHGDKIVQAAEKNSCSPQEYVDQISQLFKDLWPELGICNDHFVRTTDASHKKVVQDVLQKVYDSGDIYFGEYGGHYCYGCERFYTEKELEDGLCPQHQTKPEYIAEKNYFFKMSKYQDWLKQHILDNPDFIRPERYRKEVLSLLDSGELEDLCISRPKSRLEWGVELPFDNNFVTYVWFDALLNYVSALDYPAGENFKKFWPSVQHIVAKDILKPHAIFWPTMLKAAGFEPYNNLNVHGYWLVNDTKMSKSLGNVVAPLEMAKKYGNDTFRFFLLRDMHFGNDASFSEEALAMRQNAELANDLGNLFSRVLSMVKKYFGGVVPQPAEYTEADMELRALASNSCKNFQQLFDNVRFSYGIESLWELVRALNKYVDSSQPWTLAKEGDTARLGTVMYTLLECMRKIALHLWPVMPESAEKLIAQLGLDFDPLTANLPAEVEAWGVLPVGIEIAPGSNLFPRVDIDKLRKEIEEAAKAAEQAAKKEAAPAQEMAAPIEFDDFTKVDLRVGKVLVVEDHPKADRLFRCEVDLGEEKPRQILAGLKEHFKAEDLLGRQVVVVANLKPRKIRGLESHGMMLALKTADGMEMLTASGEVPAGTKAS, via the coding sequence TTGGAACGCTTTTATATTACGACTCCAATTTACTATGTGAATGCTAAGCCACATCTTGGACACGCCTATACTACAATCATTGCTGATACGATGAAACGTTTCCAGCAGATGATGGGTAAAGAAACATTTTTCCTTACTGGTACAGACGAACACGGCGATAAAATTGTCCAGGCTGCTGAGAAAAACAGCTGTTCCCCTCAGGAGTACGTTGATCAGATCAGCCAGCTTTTTAAAGATCTCTGGCCTGAACTTGGCATTTGCAACGACCATTTTGTTCGCACAACTGATGCTTCTCATAAGAAGGTAGTGCAGGACGTACTCCAGAAAGTATACGATTCCGGTGACATCTACTTTGGTGAATACGGCGGACATTACTGTTACGGCTGTGAGCGTTTCTACACAGAAAAAGAATTGGAAGACGGACTGTGCCCGCAGCATCAGACTAAGCCTGAATACATTGCAGAGAAGAACTACTTCTTTAAGATGTCCAAATATCAGGACTGGCTTAAGCAGCACATTCTGGACAATCCTGACTTCATCCGTCCTGAACGTTACCGTAAGGAAGTACTTTCCCTGCTCGACAGTGGTGAACTGGAAGACTTGTGTATTTCCCGTCCTAAATCCCGTCTTGAATGGGGTGTAGAACTTCCGTTCGATAACAACTTTGTTACCTACGTATGGTTTGATGCGCTTCTTAACTATGTTTCAGCGCTTGATTACCCTGCCGGTGAGAATTTTAAAAAATTCTGGCCGAGCGTGCAGCACATTGTTGCTAAAGATATTCTTAAACCGCACGCAATCTTCTGGCCTACAATGCTTAAAGCAGCAGGTTTTGAGCCTTATAACAACCTCAACGTTCACGGTTACTGGCTTGTGAACGATACCAAGATGTCCAAATCTCTTGGTAACGTTGTTGCTCCGCTCGAGATGGCAAAGAAATACGGTAACGACACCTTCCGTTTCTTCCTGCTTCGCGACATGCACTTTGGTAACGATGCAAGCTTCTCTGAAGAAGCTCTTGCAATGCGCCAGAATGCAGAGCTTGCTAACGACCTTGGCAACCTCTTCAGCCGTGTACTGTCTATGGTGAAAAAATACTTCGGCGGTGTTGTTCCACAGCCTGCTGAGTACACTGAAGCTGATATGGAATTACGTGCACTTGCATCCAACTCTTGTAAAAATTTCCAGCAGCTGTTTGATAACGTACGTTTCTCTTACGGCATCGAATCCCTTTGGGAACTCGTTCGTGCACTGAACAAGTATGTTGATTCCAGCCAGCCTTGGACACTTGCTAAAGAAGGTGACACCGCGCGTCTTGGCACCGTAATGTACACCCTTCTTGAGTGCATGCGTAAAATTGCTCTGCACCTGTGGCCTGTAATGCCTGAATCTGCAGAAAAGCTCATTGCACAGCTGGGTCTGGATTTTGATCCTCTGACTGCAAATCTTCCTGCTGAAGTTGAAGCATGGGGCGTTCTTCCTGTGGGTATTGAAATTGCTCCGGGTTCCAACCTGTTCCCGCGTGTAGATATTGACAAGCTTCGTAAGGAAATTGAAGAAGCTGCTAAAGCAGCAGAGCAGGCAGCGAAAAAAGAAGCTGCACCAGCTCAGGAAATGGCAGCTCCTATCGAGTTTGATGACTTCACCAAAGTTGATCTGCGTGTAGGTAAGGTTCTCGTTGTAGAAGACCATCCTAAAGCAGACCGTCTTTTCCGTTGTGAAGTTGATCTTGGTGAAGAAAAACCGCGTCAGATTCTTGCAGGTCTGAAAGAGCACTTCAAAGCTGAAGACCTCCTGGGGCGTCAGGTTGTTGTAGTAGCGAACTTGAAGCCTCGCAAAATTCGTGGTCTTGAATCGCACGGCATGATGCTGGCTCTTAAAACTGCTGACGGCATGGAAATGCTCACCGCTTCAGGTGAAGTTCCAGCTGGTACTAAGGCATCTTAG
- a CDS encoding S41 family peptidase produces MRLTMWLVAIMTTALLALSSIPGMATDAQSKFESLKRFSQILDLVERYYVQDVPRTDLINGAIDGMLQSLDPHSTFMDQEEYKSMQESTSGEFYGIGVEITQDESGALRVVTPIEDTPADKAGLQAGDLILEVDGKLTQDLGLRESVSRIKGEKGTKVKLTILSKKAKAPREVEIVRDAIPLISVKLRELDDGIVWIRLSRFSEHTTDELKEKLTAYKKKHKINGIVLDLRNNPGGLLDQSIKVADMFLQGGTVVSIKGRGSDSRNFDAAKQASDITAPMVVIINAGSASASEIVAGALRDHKRALIIGEQSFGKGSVQNIIPLNDGSAIKLTIARYFTPNGTSIQAKGIEPDLVVPFEPPAKEENPTAKFLHAPREKDLEGHLEKSGTGKKESKFKRDKAVKERLAKDNQLRLAMNLVKSLPRIKSLK; encoded by the coding sequence ATGCGCTTAACTATGTGGTTAGTCGCCATCATGACTACTGCCCTGCTTGCTTTATCTTCTATTCCGGGCATGGCAACAGATGCACAAAGCAAGTTTGAGTCTCTCAAGCGATTTAGCCAGATTTTAGACCTTGTTGAACGCTACTACGTACAAGACGTTCCAAGAACAGATCTTATCAATGGTGCCATCGATGGCATGCTTCAGTCTCTTGATCCACACTCCACGTTTATGGATCAGGAAGAATACAAAAGCATGCAGGAGTCCACTAGTGGCGAATTCTACGGCATCGGCGTGGAAATTACACAAGACGAATCCGGTGCACTCCGAGTAGTGACACCAATTGAAGATACTCCAGCAGATAAGGCTGGCTTACAAGCCGGTGACTTGATCCTTGAGGTAGATGGAAAACTCACTCAGGATCTTGGGCTTCGTGAATCTGTCTCACGTATTAAAGGCGAAAAAGGCACCAAGGTTAAGCTGACTATTCTTTCCAAAAAAGCAAAAGCTCCGCGTGAAGTTGAAATCGTCCGCGACGCAATCCCGCTCATCAGCGTAAAACTGCGTGAACTTGATGACGGTATTGTGTGGATTCGCCTCAGCCGTTTCTCTGAACACACAACAGACGAGCTAAAAGAAAAGCTTACTGCCTACAAAAAGAAACATAAAATTAACGGCATTGTTCTCGACTTACGAAACAACCCTGGCGGTCTGCTCGACCAGTCCATTAAGGTTGCAGATATGTTCCTCCAGGGAGGCACCGTTGTTTCCATTAAAGGTAGAGGAAGCGACTCCCGCAACTTTGATGCTGCAAAGCAAGCGTCAGACATCACAGCGCCTATGGTAGTGATTATCAACGCTGGATCTGCTTCTGCCTCAGAAATTGTGGCTGGAGCACTGCGTGACCATAAACGCGCACTGATTATCGGTGAGCAAAGCTTTGGTAAAGGGTCTGTTCAGAATATTATTCCACTGAACGACGGTAGCGCTATCAAACTTACCATTGCCCGCTACTTCACCCCTAACGGCACTTCTATTCAGGCAAAAGGTATCGAGCCAGACTTAGTGGTTCCATTCGAACCGCCTGCAAAAGAAGAAAACCCTACTGCCAAATTCCTCCATGCTCCTCGCGAAAAGGATCTGGAAGGTCACCTTGAAAAATCTGGTACAGGCAAAAAGGAATCCAAGTTTAAGCGAGACAAAGCGGTTAAGGAACGCCTTGCTAAAGACAACCAACTCCGCCTCGCAATGAACCTCGTAAAATCGCTTCCGCGAATCAAGTCCCTAAAATAA
- a CDS encoding glycosyltransferase has translation MKLSFVIVTNNTSKFIGRCLDSIKQTIENQTASKFEAEVIVVDNASSDDCGTIAKTALPEIELIQNSDDKGYAAAANQGIKRATGDLIVFVDPRVEVLAGSVRRLMDQFATNASCAVAGGKIIGSDNLGLKTADRLPGLVANFKRMFGCTCSKTRNADQPMPVNFVPFTFTAVRRDVIAKLGQLDERFYAGLADADFCRRIVKSLNPSYKIYLVPQATARVLDKFSLQDECTDYALNGSKVVKARTRSEQMYFWKHYCPLTALFFGGMDMIVFSIRYAAYLIPGVGSKDKRGYACSVVCESAKAILATQLGTQFPAE, from the coding sequence ATGAAACTTTCTTTTGTTATTGTAACAAATAACACAAGCAAATTCATCGGGCGTTGTCTCGATTCAATCAAACAGACTATCGAAAACCAAACCGCATCTAAATTTGAAGCAGAAGTTATCGTTGTAGACAACGCTTCTTCTGACGATTGCGGAACTATTGCAAAAACCGCTCTTCCAGAGATTGAGCTTATCCAAAACTCTGACGACAAAGGCTATGCCGCTGCGGCTAACCAGGGTATCAAACGCGCAACCGGCGACCTTATTGTATTTGTAGATCCTCGTGTTGAAGTTCTTGCCGGTTCTGTACGCCGCCTGATGGATCAGTTTGCCACTAACGCTTCCTGCGCTGTAGCAGGTGGTAAAATTATTGGTTCAGATAATCTCGGCCTTAAGACTGCAGATCGTCTTCCAGGTCTTGTTGCTAACTTTAAGCGCATGTTCGGTTGCACATGCTCTAAAACCCGTAATGCAGATCAGCCAATGCCGGTGAACTTTGTTCCTTTCACCTTTACGGCTGTTCGCAGAGACGTTATCGCAAAACTCGGCCAGCTTGATGAACGTTTTTACGCTGGTCTTGCAGATGCTGATTTCTGTCGTCGTATTGTTAAGTCCTTAAACCCTTCATACAAAATCTACTTGGTACCACAAGCTACTGCACGTGTTCTCGACAAATTCTCACTGCAGGACGAATGTACAGACTACGCACTTAACGGTTCTAAAGTAGTTAAAGCACGCACCCGTAGCGAACAGATGTACTTCTGGAAACACTACTGCCCACTCACCGCACTCTTCTTCGGTGGCATGGACATGATCGTGTTCTCCATCCGCTACGCAGCGTACCTCATTCCGGGCGTCGGCTCCAAAGATAAACGCGGCTACGCTTGCAGCGTTGTATGCGAATCTG
- a CDS encoding PSP1 domain-containing protein yields MSLIAGVKFREYGNIYYFETKELDVSMGDWVVVDQGQGLGEVVVLRDDVPADAESEELKQVNRLAENEDLVRHQENEGLSREAFQYCLDCVRQRKLDMKLVDVEVFFDRSKIIFYFTAPNRIDFRELVKDLVKNYRTRIELRQIGVRHETQMVGAVGNCGMVCCCRRFLRKFAPVTIKMAKEQNLFLNPAKISGICGRLLCCLSYEQENYEEFHRACPKLGKKYFTEDGSVKVLRANMFRNSVSLLSEFNEEMEVTLEEWAEMKATRPDQALQDAARAAAKKAAEEAARKEQEAKEAEEEEARRAEVEKELEERAKAEGVDVESLREQMIRKPGVKSAEPVKRTSRGKRKRKRKTKSDE; encoded by the coding sequence ATGTCATTAATAGCTGGTGTTAAGTTCCGTGAATATGGGAACATATATTACTTTGAAACAAAAGAGCTGGATGTCTCCATGGGGGACTGGGTCGTTGTCGATCAAGGGCAGGGACTGGGTGAAGTCGTTGTTCTGCGTGACGATGTGCCAGCAGATGCAGAAAGTGAAGAGCTGAAACAAGTCAACAGACTTGCTGAAAATGAAGATTTAGTGCGTCATCAGGAAAATGAGGGGCTTTCTCGTGAAGCGTTTCAGTACTGTCTCGATTGCGTGCGTCAGCGTAAGCTTGATATGAAGCTTGTGGATGTTGAAGTATTTTTTGATCGCAGTAAGATCATTTTCTACTTCACTGCTCCTAACCGCATAGATTTCAGGGAACTTGTAAAGGACCTTGTTAAAAATTATCGCACCCGTATCGAATTGCGTCAGATTGGTGTACGTCATGAAACCCAGATGGTCGGTGCTGTAGGTAACTGCGGTATGGTTTGCTGTTGTCGTAGATTTTTACGCAAATTTGCTCCTGTAACCATCAAAATGGCAAAAGAGCAGAACCTGTTCCTTAATCCTGCTAAAATTTCTGGCATCTGCGGAAGATTGCTTTGTTGTCTTTCCTATGAGCAGGAAAACTACGAAGAATTCCATCGTGCATGTCCTAAGCTTGGTAAAAAGTACTTTACCGAGGATGGCTCCGTGAAGGTGCTTCGCGCGAACATGTTCCGCAACAGTGTCTCCTTGCTTAGCGAGTTTAACGAGGAGATGGAAGTTACTCTGGAAGAGTGGGCAGAAATGAAAGCAACACGTCCGGATCAGGCACTGCAGGATGCCGCTCGTGCTGCTGCTAAGAAAGCTGCTGAAGAGGCTGCCCGCAAGGAGCAGGAAGCCAAAGAAGCAGAGGAAGAAGAAGCACGCCGCGCTGAAGTTGAAAAAGAACTTGAAGAGCGCGCAAAAGCTGAAGGCGTTGATGTGGAAAGCCTGCGTGAGCAGATGATTCGCAAGCCTGGTGTTAAGAGTGCAGAGCCTGTTAAACGCACCAGTCGTGGTAAACGCAAGCGCAAGCGTAAAACTAAGTCTGACGAATAG
- a CDS encoding divergent polysaccharide deacetylase family protein produces the protein MSDSRQSQPARWPYYALAALCCITLVALIYVLSSAPEKKHSELVAEMRAPVNVASLPYEERLDAPMEEGVKRIDYAILRALQDAHVPTSNIELIAIEQQKFGDESFHFQQLRINSQYRPEDLIAPIAKELLQWSNKATLAKLSTTIYRVTLNDVETHLLKFNQTSGTVDSDKNPGTLDIGGHLTIVIDDLGESISAAHSLAGLGYPVTFAIWPRSSYAKEIAGIASAVSREIIIHQPMEAMSADAKPGPGAVYVDMTSEDIRATIRANYKLVPGAVGLNNHMGSKFTRERKAVREVTLEAKECGFFVLDSMTHAKSVFFNEAKRQGLIAFRRNVFIDNVKEVQSTLHQLKKAERIALAKGTAIAIGHPYPTTLLALQEWEKQRNGRVAVVKLSELLNF, from the coding sequence ATGTCTGATTCGCGACAGAGCCAGCCTGCACGCTGGCCTTACTATGCCCTTGCGGCTCTCTGCTGTATTACGCTGGTCGCTCTGATTTATGTGCTCTCCAGCGCTCCTGAAAAAAAGCACTCTGAACTTGTGGCAGAAATGCGTGCCCCTGTGAATGTTGCATCATTGCCGTATGAAGAACGACTGGATGCACCAATGGAAGAAGGCGTCAAACGTATTGACTATGCCATCTTACGTGCATTGCAGGACGCACACGTCCCCACCTCCAACATCGAACTTATTGCCATTGAACAACAAAAGTTCGGTGACGAATCTTTCCATTTCCAACAGTTACGCATCAACTCACAGTACCGACCGGAAGATCTTATTGCACCAATTGCAAAAGAGCTACTTCAATGGTCGAACAAAGCGACTCTGGCTAAACTTTCTACAACTATCTACCGCGTAACATTAAATGATGTTGAAACACATCTACTTAAATTTAACCAAACCAGTGGAACAGTAGATTCTGACAAGAATCCTGGCACATTGGATATTGGCGGTCATCTAACTATTGTGATAGACGACCTTGGTGAAAGTATTTCGGCAGCACATTCGCTTGCAGGCTTAGGCTATCCTGTCACTTTTGCTATATGGCCACGGTCGTCATATGCAAAAGAAATTGCAGGAATAGCCAGTGCTGTCTCCCGCGAAATCATCATTCATCAGCCTATGGAGGCTATGTCTGCTGATGCGAAGCCGGGACCTGGCGCCGTATACGTTGATATGACATCTGAGGACATTCGAGCTACCATTCGTGCTAACTACAAACTGGTTCCCGGGGCTGTTGGGCTAAACAACCACATGGGTTCCAAGTTTACGCGAGAGCGTAAGGCAGTACGAGAGGTTACACTAGAAGCAAAGGAATGTGGGTTCTTTGTTCTGGATAGTATGACTCATGCAAAATCAGTGTTTTTCAATGAGGCGAAAAGGCAAGGGCTAATTGCCTTCAGGAGAAATGTTTTCATCGATAATGTAAAAGAGGTTCAAAGCACCCTGCACCAGCTCAAAAAAGCTGAACGGATTGCACTGGCCAAAGGCACTGCCATTGCAATCGGGCATCCGTACCCCACCACCTTGCTGGCGCTACAAGAGTGGGAAAAACAGCGCAACGGAAGGGTTGCGGTTGTTAAGTTGTCGGAGCTTTTGAACTTCTAA
- the proC gene encoding pyrroline-5-carboxylate reductase yields the protein MKTFGCIGCGNMGSAILGGLNSQEDITLIGYDPSGNVPCTACDSNIELAKQADFILLAVKPDYVESVLKDIQPALTKDKVIISIAAGVSMETLTKYSSGKCPVVRCMPNTPAMVGEGIFAFCFEDPSLTEEQQTAVHTMFEQLGQVMVLPESKFNAFTAIAGCGPAYVLYFIEAVAEAAVSVGFHRKEATEMAINLFKGTTKLADESDHHISVLREMVCSPGGVTIAAVNHMDRTAIRGNIIDSIFKAHDRGIEMSK from the coding sequence ATGAAAACGTTCGGCTGTATCGGCTGCGGTAACATGGGTTCCGCCATCTTAGGCGGTCTTAACTCCCAAGAGGACATCACGCTTATCGGGTACGACCCGAGTGGCAATGTCCCGTGCACAGCGTGCGACTCTAATATCGAACTTGCCAAGCAGGCAGACTTCATTCTGCTTGCGGTTAAGCCCGACTATGTCGAATCCGTGCTCAAAGATATCCAGCCCGCACTCACAAAGGATAAGGTCATCATTTCTATTGCAGCAGGTGTTTCCATGGAAACACTCACAAAATACAGCAGTGGCAAATGCCCTGTAGTTCGCTGCATGCCGAATACACCTGCAATGGTAGGCGAAGGCATTTTTGCTTTCTGTTTTGAAGACCCGTCTCTTACAGAGGAGCAACAGACAGCCGTTCACACCATGTTTGAGCAACTCGGCCAAGTTATGGTGCTGCCTGAATCTAAATTCAACGCATTCACCGCTATCGCCGGTTGCGGTCCTGCATATGTGCTTTACTTTATTGAAGCTGTAGCAGAGGCTGCTGTCAGCGTCGGTTTCCACAGAAAAGAAGCTACTGAAATGGCAATCAATCTCTTCAAGGGCACTACAAAGCTTGCGGATGAGTCTGATCACCATATTTCTGTTCTTCGAGAAATGGTGTGTTCACCTGGTGGTGTCACCATTGCTGCTGTAAACCACATGGACCGAACTGCTATCCGCGGAAATATTATCGACTCTATTTTTAAAGCTCACGATCGTGGCATTGAAATGAGTAAATAA
- a CDS encoding HD domain-containing protein has translation MIDRESAFQLLDSQKPEPHLIHHAMQTEAVMTGLAKHFGEDETLWSITGLLHDLDFPTTKEAPEEHGKQSVELLKGKLPEIALNAILAHNSEYTNHDPTTKLDIALRCAETVTGLIATNALVRPNGMEGMTPKSLKKKMKDKAFAASVSRDRIRECEKLDLDLGQFFQLAIESITPIADSVGLVKRT, from the coding sequence ATGATTGATCGTGAAAGCGCTTTTCAACTGCTGGATTCACAAAAACCTGAGCCACATCTCATCCACCATGCCATGCAAACTGAAGCAGTTATGACTGGTCTTGCAAAGCACTTTGGTGAAGACGAAACGCTCTGGTCCATAACCGGTTTGTTGCACGATCTTGATTTTCCGACAACAAAGGAAGCTCCTGAAGAACATGGAAAACAATCTGTTGAACTACTCAAAGGAAAGCTTCCAGAAATAGCACTGAATGCTATACTCGCTCACAATTCGGAATACACGAATCACGACCCCACCACAAAACTCGATATTGCACTCCGTTGTGCAGAAACTGTTACCGGCCTTATTGCCACGAATGCGCTTGTTCGACCTAACGGCATGGAAGGCATGACACCTAAAAGCTTAAAAAAGAAAATGAAAGACAAAGCATTTGCTGCGTCTGTAAGTCGTGACCGAATTCGAGAGTGCGAGAAACTGGACTTGGATTTAGGACAGTTTTTCCAACTGGCCATTGAATCCATAACTCCCATAGCTGACTCCGTAGGGTTAGTTAAACGTACATAG